In a genomic window of Anas acuta chromosome 9, bAnaAcu1.1, whole genome shotgun sequence:
- the FOXL2 gene encoding forkhead box protein L2: MMSSYPDAEEDAVALLAHDSGGSKEPERGKEELGADKGPEKPDPSQKPPYSYVALIAMAIRESAEKRLTLSGIYQYIISKFPFYEKNKKGWQNSIRHNLSLNECFIKVPREGGGERKGNYWTLDPACEDMFEKGNYRRRRRMKRPFRPPPTHFQPGKTLFSPDSYGYLSPPKYLQSTFMNNSWPLAQPPAPMPYASCQMSGGNVSPVNVKGLSGPASYSPYSRVQSMALPGMVNSYNGMGHHHHHHPHAHHPQQLSPASPAPPAAPAANGAGLQFACARQPAELSMMHCSYWEHDSKHSALHSRIDI; the protein is encoded by the coding sequence ATGATGAGCAGCTACCCGGACGCCGAGGAGGACGCGGtggcgctgctggctcatgaCAGCGGCGGCAGCAAGGAACCGGAGCGGGGCAAGGAGGAGCTGGGCGCCGACAAGGGCCCCGAGAAGCCGGACCCGTCGCAGAAGCCCCCCTACTCCTACGTGGCCCTGATCGCCATGGCCATCCGGGAGAGCGCGGAGAAGAGGCTCACGCTGTCCGGGATCTACCAGTACATCATCAGCAAGTTCCCTTTCTACGAGAAGAACAAGAAGGGCTGGCAGAACAGCATCCGCCACAACCTCAGCCTCAACGAGTGCTTCATCAAGGTGCCCCGGGAGGGCGGCGGCGAGCGCAAGGGCAACTACTGGACGCTGGACCCCGCCTGCGAGGACATGTTCGAGAAGGGCAACTACCGCCGGCGGCGGAGGATGAAGCGGCCTTTCCGGCCGCCCCCGACCCACTTCCAGCCCGGCAAGACCCTCTTCAGCCCCGACAGCTACGGCTACCTCTCCCCGCCCAAGTACCTGCAGTCCACCTTCATGAACAACTCGTGGCCGCTGGCGCAGCCCCCCGCGCCCATGCCCTACGCCTCCTGCCAGATGTCTGGTGGGAACGTCAGCCCCGTCAATGTGAAAGGACTCTCGGGCCCGGCCTCCTACAGCCCCTACTCGCGGGTGCAGAGCATGGCGCTGCCCGGCATGGTGAACTCCTACAACGGCAtgggccaccaccaccaccaccacccgcACGCCCACCACCcgcagcagctcagccccgccagccccgcgccgcccgccgccccggccGCCAACGGGGCCGGCCTGCAGTTCGCCTGCGCCCGCCAGCCCGCCGAGCTGTCCATGATGCACTGTTCCTACTGGGAGCACGACAGCAAACACAGCGCCCTGCACTCCCGCATAGACATCTAG